The Kwoniella shivajii chromosome 5, complete sequence genomic interval TATAagtttgatgaatgatgatggaacaTACAATGAGAATGCTGCTCCTTACCAGGTAAGCGTCTTCTCGTGACTTGATACAGACCTATCTCTGATGTCAGCTTCGCATAGGGCATGAAACGATTCCACATCAGAAACGAGATCAtcaaagatctgaaagaaaaaggattaTTCGTTGAGCAGAATGACAACGAGATGCAAATTCCTATCTGCTCGTAAGCAAATCCTACGCTACTACTTGTTTAGCAGTATTGTCTCATTGACTTATCATAATCAGTCGTTCCGGTGATGTCGTCGAGCAAATCCTCAAACCTCAATGGTGGATCAACTGTAAACCTTTGGCAGAGGACGCTCTCAGAGTAAGTTGATTGTATATCATGTGCAGGCCTCGTGCTGACATGCAAATCTAGCGAACCCGAGCCGGCGAGCTTGAAATCAAGCCCAAAACATCTGCCGCTGACTGGATCCGTTGGATGGAGAACATGCAAGATTGGTGTATCTCTCGACAACTATGGTGGGGTCACAGATGTCCCGCTTATCTGATCAAATATGACGGAGAAGCTACCGATGTGAGCTTTATCAGTCGGACTGATATAcgtgattgtgattgacTATTTTTATGCTAGACTGCCGACAACAAGAACTGGATCGTAGCGAGAAGCTTCGAGGAGGCAGAGATCCAGGCGAAAGAACAAGCACAGGGTAAAAAGTACACTCTCGAACAAGACGAGGACGTTCTTGATACCTGGTTCTCATCTGGTCTTTGGCCTTTCTCAACGATGGGCTGGCCTAATAAGGTACGCTTTACTTCTTCGCGATGTCACATTCAGTGTTGACTCAACTTTACCCAGACTGCCGACATGGAGCACTTCTACCCCAACTCGATCCTCGAAACCGGATgggatatcatcttcttctgggtTGCCAGGATGGTCTTCTTCGGAAATGCCCTCACAGATCAAATGCCTTTCAAGGAAGTTTATTGTCATCCAATGATCCGAGATGCTTACGGCCGAAAAATGTCAAAATCTCTCGGAAACGTTATCGACCCATTGGACGTCGTTACCGGTCAGAACCTTCAAAAACTACACAACGATCTTCGAATGGGTAATTTACCTGAGAAAGAGAttctcaaagctgaagatggacAAAAGAAACTTTTCCCCAAAGGTATCCCACAATGTGGTACTGACGCCTTGAGATTTACCTTATGTAACTATACTTCAGGAGGTGAGCTACCATGAGCGTTCGAAGCATTCTCATATAGAAGGCTAACTCAACAAACCGTCCACAGGTCGAGATATTAACATGGATATCGGTCGAGTTGAAGGATACAGAAAGTTCTGTAACAAACTTTGGAACGCTACAAAGTTCTGCCTCTTCCGAATGGATTTGGTCAATTTGGAAGGTGTAAGACAACAAAGTACTTTCGTTCCTAACGCTTCAGCCCTGGTGAGTCATTGTCAACTTCCGTTACGCTACGGAAACCAGATGAGCTGACATCTCGGATAATCGGATAGCCAACGGGTAAAGAAGGTCTAGTTGAAAAGTGGTTGTTCCACAAACTCAATGTTGCTTCTGCTACCGTTAACAAGTCTTTGGAGACTAGAGAGTTTGCAGATGCTACAAATGCTGCTTATCAATACTTCTTGAATGACTTGTGTGATGTTTTCATCGTGAGTCGATCTTGTCTATACAGAATGACATGAATAGCAGCTGAGACGAGACTTCATGTTCTGATATATAGGAAGCAACCAAACCTCTTTTCGAAGCCAATCCAGATGCCTCCGCCAAAATATCCGCTCAAAACACATTATATACATGTCtggaaggtggattgaaatTGTTACATCCTTTTATGCCTTACGTTACTGAAGATCTGTGGCAACGTTtaccaagaagagaaggtgataaatGTGAATCTATCATGTTGGCTTCATTCCCTGAATACGTGAGTGTGGAACCTTTCCTAACTCCGCTGGCCTTCCTCTCGGAGGAGATCAGCACTTCACTTGCAAAAAGCAAAGCTGGACTGTCATGATACTGACTCCCGATGAATTTGCAGATTTCACAACAAGAGTTCCCTGAAGCTGTCACTGAATTCGATACTGTCGTGGAATGCATCAAATCCGCTCGATCAATTGTTGGACTGTATAACCTGCCAACGAATGGTAAGACCGTTGAGGACAAAATTACTGGTGAGTCAATCGATATTTTCAGCTAGCCGTTGGATTTTTCTGCCATTGACAGAGTAGCTGATGTCTCGTTATAATTTAGTCCTTGTACAAGTCAAGAATGACCAACAAATGAAAATCCTCAGATCTCAAGAAGCTATCATTGTTGGATTGACCAAAGGATGTGGTACCGTTAAATTCATTGTTGAAGATTCAGAAGTACCAAAAGGATGTGGAACTGAATTTGTCACCACCGACATCAATGTGCATATTCCCGTTGCTGTAAGTACTCATTTTGGATCCTTCATTTAGTACCTCATCGTTCccttcttgtccttgttcGTAAACTTGAAGCCATGTCTAACTATATGATGAATCACTGACGACTTATATCGACTGGGGATTGATTAATACAGGGAAAAGTCAACGCTGCAGCAGAAGTAGATAAAttacaaaagaaagaagctatcGTCCAATCGAATAAAAACAAATTGATAAAATTGACCGAACAACCAAATTATGAAACTACtataaaagaagaagtccGAAATTCGAATTCTGAAAAGTTGAAGAATATAGAAGTCGAAATTGAAACTCTTAGATTAGCGATTGAGAGATTCCAATCGATTTTATAGGATGAATCAGTATGATTTTCTGCgtttttggtttttgattTATGGTTTTGTTAGagatgatatatatattgatATGCATTTACATTGATTTCATGCAGGGCCAGCGCATGGAGATACATAGCACATTATCATATACAACTATCCCTACTATCTTCGTATTTCCTTCTTTAGCGTTGGATTTCACTAACATTGATGTATACAACTTTTTGTCTCTCTTTTCGCCTTATTTcccacttcttcaccagAAACAGGTGTATCAATTCGTTCTCCCCTTTAATTGTTCGAATAAACCTTCTATATCCTCTTTACTAACTGTTTTCCCAGAAGCTACGTGTTCTTGAAGCATACTGTTAAGCCTATCCCTATTTGACCAGAGGAAAATCTGATATTAGCTTCCTAACACCATCGCgtgattgagatgatgtgaatcaactcacttcaacttctGATAGCCATGTAAAGCTTCTATAGCCTGCACTCTAGGCAAAGAAGTCATTACTCTGGAAGTGACTTGTTCTATGGTTTCTTCTATATATAGAGGGAAAAAACAGCGATGTAAATCAGTATTGGTAACACAGCTAGCTTGCTTTTTTTTATAGACTTTTATCAAGAGCGAGTAGCTAACCTTGATCGTCATCTTTTGGAGGTTCgtatatctcttcatcttcaaggGGGAATGGTAAAGAAGCAATTGTCTTTTGCTGCGAAGATCAGTCAAATAAGCTATGGTTATCGATATCGTAAATCTATTTGAGAAAAGTAAGAACGTACATCGAGTTGATCCTTGAGTTTCTCTCTTACGCCATTCGCTAAGAAGATATCGCCTGttcctttccatttccagcGAGTCTCgtgatttttgatttcatctggTCGTTCATCATCGTGAGAAGTGGATTCACGCTCAGTACTAGCGGTAATCGGTGTGGAAAGTCCATTATCaattttgactttcttgtgatcaggttcagcttcaattccatttccacgttcagctttcctcttcataTTGTCTTCTTTAGTATCTTCCTTGGTATTCTCGATCTCAGTGACATCTGCACCTGGGACATTTGATTCTTGTCCAATCACttcccatccaccttcagaatGTGGTTCGATGATCATCCAACCTTGTTTCCCAGCTTGACTACTCAGATAATGATTACTCTTGACGCAATTTGAACAAATCAAACCATCATAACtatctgatctgatcaacacagatgattcttcatcttcatcgtctccgtcatctccttcctcatcaattTCCGCAGCTACTCCATCTTGAATCACCGAAGCCGAACTCGAAGATGGATTACCTTCTAAATCGGATATTCTGGTAGAGATATTACTGGGTAGTCGTAAACTGAGACACGATTCATGGAACCAATCCTACCACATCCAAGTGAGTCCCTCTGATCCCCCTTGACTTTtttttgaaagaaaagaaatgtAGTTCATAAGGTATTTTGACTCACTTCACATGCTATACAACAGATCATAGCTTCAGTTTCAGTCTCAGCATTATATTCTCTATCACATCTACAGAATTTCCCTTTGAAGTTTTGAGTGTAATGATTCCGTTCATTAGGTTCTTGTGGTTGCGATTCTGGCGGATATAAattacaccttcttcttcttttggctGGATGACCGGACTCAAATTTACTTTTGGGTTCAGGCTGGGTAGACTTTGTTGGACAGTCACATTTGAATGTTCGACGAGTCCAAAGTTCGACCAAGCGATGTTCTGTTATATTGAGATTTAGATCAGCCCACTCAGACGAGATCACTTTGTAGACGGTCGACTTTAAACAAGGAAGCAACTCACCGGCATGACATGAGATGGAACATCCATAACAGACTCCTTTTTCTCCGCAATCTGTAATACTCCCGTTAGCTTATATTTCTTGAATAATGCACAGCTAACATACCTAGGCAGGACCATACACTCTGTCGCAAATAACCTTTATCAAAAGTACATTCATCGAAACTGTACGGTAAAGCCTCTCTCGCCTCTTCCGCCATACGATCAGAAGTGTCAATTAACGATTGTAAGGTGATTTCGGATGAGGGCGGTTGTGAGGCCAGGTAAGAAGTAGGGAGAAGGGTAAACCGGGTCGAAGATGACGGTGATTCCATCGTGACAATAATGTGAGCAGGACAAGTTTGGTTCTGCTTCTCTGGTAATCAAATTCCTGCCTATTACATGAAGGATGTGAAAGTAGAGAATTGATGTATAATCACTAACTATCACTTTGACAGATGATGGAAGTGGTGGTCTCTGAGACGCGTTGAATGTGGAGGGAAATATACATATGTGATTCCAACTATATCTTGTTTGATCCCCTCATATATGCTGTCTTAcctttcatttccttccttACTTTCCTACTCTTCTTATTTTGAACAATATTGTTATTGAGTGGTCATTGTTGATCCTGGTCCACCTGTTCATTCATCCAAAATATATCAGAACAACGGTGTTCCGTTTGAATACGATAAGAACAAGATGCCTCGATCACCCCGTCGTTCCAGGTCACCGGAAGGTAGGAGAAGCAGTCATAAGGGACACAGAAGTCCTTCTCCATCACGGTACGAGCGTTCTTACGGTGGATCGTCGAGGAGGTCTGACGATAGAAAAGGTTCTCGATATGACGACGAGCACTATACATCAAGagacagagaaagagaaagagacaagGATAGGActagagatagagatagagatagagaaagggatagatATCGTGGTGAGGATGATCGTGatagacgaagaagagatgagagGGATGACAGAAGACGTCCCGATGATAGAGATCAACGAGATCGTGACCGTGAACGGGAACGAGAACGAGATGATCGTCGTAGAGAACCTGAAAGGAGAGATGTAGCATCTCGAATAAATGGTCGTACacgttcaccttcacccGTTCGAAAAGCACCTTCATCTCCGGCCGTCAGAACTCCCATAACGGATATCGGTACACCCGCAAGCGGTTCCCCTGTACCTGAAACTGAAGAGGataagaaaaggaaagcGAAAGAACGCTTAGAAGCTTGGAAAAAACAAAGAgcattgaaagaaggtaaaactACCACAAATACAACTACATCAACCCCTGAACCAACTCCAAAACCTACAACAACTATATCAAGTCCCGCCCCTCCTCTCAAATGTAAGTTCCTCTTTTTCCCCATATCACGTTATGATTATAATGATACTACGGTGCCTTGCTCAACATCCTGTATTTCATAGCTGGATTACCGAATAAGCCTACCGCATTCTCTTTATCTCGTATTGGACTTCCATTGAAAGCTGGACCTACACCTTTGAAACGTTCTTTAGCAGCTACACTAGACGACGAGGAAACGTCAGATAGGAAACTGCCGAATCTGGGAGATTTACCTGAATTTAACCCTGAAGTACAAAGTGGAGAAGCTGCTCAAATAGATGCtattggagatgatatggCCATTGCCGAAGGTGACGAAAAcgaacatgatgatatcaagcCTGATGTAACCGGAAACGAAAACGGAGATGGGCATGAGAATGTGGttgaatcagatcaaatGGAGATTGATAAGAAGCCcgaagaggtaaaagaggaggaggaagaagaagatcctctAGACGCTTTTATGAGGAATAACGTGGATCAAGTGGTGCAAGTGGATACTGCGGATGTTAAGAGAATGGGATTAAGGCAAACTGgagatgaaagtgatgatgaggaagaaaaagtaaaGGTTGAAGACAAATTGGCTGAAGCAGAAGCTCTTTTACAGTGAGTTCAACTTCACAAGTCTCCACgcttcccttttcctttcctttctcaatCTGAGCGGAGACTAACTAGTCGTTCATAGGCAAGCAGCTGCCAAATCCCGGAAGAAGGATTTACCACCTCCAGATCACTCCAAAATTGATTATGAGCCTTTCCGTAAGGCCTTCTATAATCCACCTGTTGAAGTGGCCgaattagatgaagaggatgcaGAACTTTTGAGACTGGAGATGGATGGTATCAAGATCAGGGGACAAGACGCACCCAAACCTGTGAAAAATTGGGGTGCTTACGGTCTTCCAACGGGATGGTAAGTCAATATTCCGGCTCCATTTGTGACTATAACTAAATTGACCTGATCATGCAGCCTCGATGTTATACGTCATCATGGTTGGGAAACTCCAACATCCATTCAAGCTCAGGCTATTCCCGCTATTATGTCAGGTCGAGACGTCATTGGTATCGCGAAaacaggttcaggtaaaactGTCGCTTTCCTCCTTCCTATGTTCAGACATGTTCGAGATCAAAGGCCAGTCACAGGTAATGAAGGTCCCATAGCGGTAGTTATGTCTCCTACTCGAGAATTGGCAACTCAGATTTACAAGGAATGCCAATCGTTCATGAAACTTCTCAATATCAGAGTGAGTTGTAGGATTGGTGTTTACCGAAATGAACCAAGCTAATGGTGTCTTTGTGCAGGTCACATGCTGTGTTGGCGGTTCGTCCATTTCTGAAGATATAGCAgcgatgaagaaaggagcAGAAGTCGTCGTTTGTACTCCTGGACGAATGATTGACCTCCTCACAGCAAATAATGGACGTGTCACGAATCTCCGAAGAACGACTTACATGGTTATGGACGAAGCCGATCGCATGTTTGATATGGGCTTCGAGCCAcaagtgatgaagatcgTCAACAATGTACGACCAGAGGCGCAGAAAGTATTATTCTCTGCGACGTTCCCCAAAACCATGGAATCTCTAGCTCGAAAGGTATTAGTTAAACCACTGGAAATTACAGTCGGTGGAAGATCAGTTGTCGCACCTGAAATTGATCAGAGAGTCGAAGTTAGAGAGCCGGATTCTAAATTCACTAGACTGTTGGAGATCTTAGGCGAAATGGGTGAATTAcataaagatgatgaagaagatttcaGGACATTGATATTTGTCGATAGGCAAGAATCAGCGGATGACCTATTCAGAGATTTACTTCAAAGAGGTTATGTTTGTGCGTCCCTACATGGTGGAAAGGAACAGATTGATCGAGATGAAGCAATTAAGAACTTCAAAAATGGTGATGTACCAATAATAGTCGCTACATCCGTTGCCGCAAGAGGTTTGGATGTCAAAGAATTGAAACTTGTCATAGTGAGGGATTTCGCCTGCTTCTTGTTCAGATACAGCAATGCTTACCAAGGAAATATGTCTTAGAACTACGACTGTCCCAATCATATGGAAGATTATGTGCATAGAGCCGGTCGAACGGGTCGTGCTGGTAATACAGGTGTCtgtatcactttcatcactCCTTCCCAGGAGAAATTTTCTGTGGATATTGTTCGAGCGTTGGAAGCGAGTAAAGCGTTCATTTCCGATGATCTCAAAAAGATGTCCGATAGTGAGTTCTTGCTCTCCCACATGCCACAATCCCTCTgatttcatcctcatccgTTTGCCTTCTGCATTACCCTTCAACTGACTATTATATTTATAGACTTCCTCGGCAAGATCAAATCCGGCAAAGCCCGAGCAGCGGGTAGCGGATATGCTGGAAAAGGTCTTGAGAAATTGGAACGAGTAAGAGTCGAGAAGGATCAAGCCGAGAAACACACCTACGGAGATACATCGGAAGCATTATCGCTTGCGTCAAGAGAAGGTGCAGTCATACCATATAAAGCGAAAACCAACGAATACGTCAAAGGTCCTGAGAACCCGCATAAGGGAGACGCCGATTATACTTTCACGGAAATCAAGGTTGAGATCGTTCATGGACCTGCACCTGATCGAGTCATTGGTCCAGCAGTCTCGAAAGTCGCGATGGCATCATTACCTGCTCAAACCATAGCTGCACTagaaaaagccaagaaagaaggtagaacAGTCGATGCTGAGAAATTAGCGAAAGTAGTAGCGAGGTTAACTCAATCTATCGAATTGACAAAAGCAGAGAAATTGGGATTGGCACAACCTGCAGGAACCAATATATCTGGAGTTCGAACAAAAGATCCAGATGCAACTGATTATCATGCAATCTTCCCTATAAACGATTATCCTCAAAAAGCAAGATGGAAAGCTACGAATAAAGAACAAATGACTTTATTACAGGAAATATCAGGGGCAAGTATAACTATGAAAGGTTTATATTACCCTCCAGGAACAGAACCTGGAACAGGAGAAGAACCGAAATTGAGTTTACTCATTGAAAGTAATGATGAACATAGAGTGAGGGCTGCTGTTGACGAGATCAGAAGAAACTTGGTTGAAGCTTCAGTGGCTGCATTGAACGTAAgtctttcaatatcaagaGCTTCCAAGGAAATGAGAGGATCATGTGCTGacgtttcaccttcattcttAGACTGCCGATAGACAACCGggtggaagtggtagatACGCTGTGTAGAACGGTTATCGACGCATCGGAAGGATGGTAGAAATGGAGCCAGGTGTGATGATGGCCTATGTATACTTCTCATATGAATTATGTATATGCATGTCCAGCGTGTACTCAGTCTGTTTTCGGTGTGCTGATGATGGGCCTGCGACTTGAATCTGGCTTCATTAGCAGCCATAATGCCTGAACGAGAGTATCCCTCGTATTTGAGTAAGTCGATCGCTGGTGGAGGTTTGCTATTGATCGGATCCGAGGAAAAGCCAATACATGTGTTGCACAATTCAGACTTTTGAGCTTCTTGACTTCTCAATGGATTCGAGCTTATTCATTGCTTGGTGAGATCGATTGAACGCACCTTGGAGGTAATCAGCAGAAATGGCCCCTTCTACTACACCTTCATGGGTGGTGAATGATCTATCAATGGTCCTTGGTCTAGGTGAGCTCTCAAACTCcttttgaatttggattgaAGCAGTTGCGCTGACGAGATGACTCAATCACCATCTCTCAACCCAAATGATATTATTATATCCAACGTAACTCAATATCTAGATGACGAGACTATCAAACAGATGATTATACCCGATTTGGAATCATACACACATGAAGCTAGATTGAGAgtacatcttcaggtgagtcgAGGTCCATTGCCTTGCTCACGTAGTATGTCAGGGAGAGCAACGGGGAAGGGTGATGCACGATGGGCTTAGCTAAACTCGCTGTAATGACCCTTGCCGCACCAAGGAGCATCGATGATATGGGGTCTGTCACGCAAATGCAACTAAAACTGATCCGATATGCATGTCTATAGGACTTTTTGGGACCTTCGAACGAAGCTAAATCATTCACTACAAGATATATATCATTCCGGTTCCCTTCGCTCACTTCGCTCACTTCTACTTCTGTCTCATCCATACCCTCTCAATCAATACCATCGA includes:
- a CDS encoding valine-tRNA ligase yields the protein MSSEQQKVALPPDLLPVEQANPAEGAAAASVPGGEEGGKETSKNAAKKEAKRLEKLAQKAAKGPAVAQGPGKSKADKKEKKVEVAAEEWVNTTPKGEKKDVSGNLPSGYDPIQVEAAHYDWWNTKGFFKPRYGSDGKPTEKGTFCITFPPPNVTGNLHIGHALTVSLQDAMIRWKRMQGFTVLYLPGYDHAGIATQAVVEQRLMKTEGHSRHHYGREKFLEKVWDWKDQYQAKITNQMERLGGSFDWDRVAFTMDDSLSKAVQECFCIMHEKGLLYRANRLVNWCVYLNTSLSNLEVDQMALTGRTMLNVKGYDAKEKFEFGVITSFAYPIENSDEKIIVATTRPETMLGDTAIAVHPDDTRYTHLHGKFAIHPFNNRRIPIITDAITVDMEFGTGAVKITPAHDPNDFECGQRNNLEFISLMNDDGTYNENAAPYQGMKRFHIRNEIIKDLKEKGLFVEQNDNEMQIPICSRSGDVVEQILKPQWWINCKPLAEDALRRTRAGELEIKPKTSAADWIRWMENMQDWCISRQLWWGHRCPAYLIKYDGEATDTADNKNWIVARSFEEAEIQAKEQAQGKKYTLEQDEDVLDTWFSSGLWPFSTMGWPNKTADMEHFYPNSILETGWDIIFFWVARMVFFGNALTDQMPFKEVYCHPMIRDAYGRKMSKSLGNVIDPLDVVTGQNLQKLHNDLRMGNLPEKEILKAEDGQKKLFPKGIPQCGTDALRFTLCNYTSGGRDINMDIGRVEGYRKFCNKLWNATKFCLFRMDLVNLEGVRQQSTFVPNASALPTGKEGLVEKWLFHKLNVASATVNKSLETREFADATNAAYQYFLNDLCDVFIEATKPLFEANPDASAKISAQNTLYTCLEGGLKLLHPFMPYVTEDLWQRLPRREGDKCESIMLASFPEYISQQEFPEAVTEFDTVVECIKSARSIVGLYNLPTNGKTVEDKITVLVQVKNDQQMKILRSQEAIIVGLTKGCGTVKFIVEDSEVPKGCGTEFVTTDINVHIPVAGKVNAAAEVDKLQKKEAIVQSNKNKLIKLTEQPNYETTIKEEVRNSNSEKLKNIEVEIETLRLAIERFQSIL
- a CDS encoding pre-mRNA-processing ATP-dependent RNA helicase PRP5; the encoded protein is MPRSPRRSRSPEGRRSSHKGHRSPSPSRYERSYGGSSRRSDDRKGSRYDDEHYTSRDRERERDKDRTRDRDRDRERDRYRGEDDRDRRRRDERDDRRRPDDRDQRDRDRERERERDDRRREPERRDVASRINGRTRSPSPVRKAPSSPAVRTPITDIGTPASGSPVPETEEDKKRKAKERLEAWKKQRALKEGKTTTNTTTSTPEPTPKPTTTISSPAPPLKSGLPNKPTAFSLSRIGLPLKAGPTPLKRSLAATLDDEETSDRKLPNLGDLPEFNPEVQSGEAAQIDAIGDDMAIAEGDENEHDDIKPDVTGNENGDGHENVVESDQMEIDKKPEEVKEEEEEEDPLDAFMRNNVDQVVQVDTADVKRMGLRQTGDESDDEEEKVKVEDKLAEAEALLQQAAAKSRKKDLPPPDHSKIDYEPFRKAFYNPPVEVAELDEEDAELLRLEMDGIKIRGQDAPKPVKNWGAYGLPTGCLDVIRHHGWETPTSIQAQAIPAIMSGRDVIGIAKTGSGKTVAFLLPMFRHVRDQRPVTGNEGPIAVVMSPTRELATQIYKECQSFMKLLNIRVTCCVGGSSISEDIAAMKKGAEVVVCTPGRMIDLLTANNGRVTNLRRTTYMVMDEADRMFDMGFEPQVMKIVNNVRPEAQKVLFSATFPKTMESLARKVLVKPLEITVGGRSVVAPEIDQRVEVREPDSKFTRLLEILGEMGELHKDDEEDFRTLIFVDRQESADDLFRDLLQRGYVCASLHGGKEQIDRDEAIKNFKNGDVPIIVATSVAARGLDVKELKLVINYDCPNHMEDYVHRAGRTGRAGNTGVCITFITPSQEKFSVDIVRALEASKAFISDDLKKMSDNFLGKIKSGKARAAGSGYAGKGLEKLERVRVEKDQAEKHTYGDTSEALSLASREGAVIPYKAKTNEYVKGPENPHKGDADYTFTEIKVEIVHGPAPDRVIGPAVSKVAMASLPAQTIAALEKAKKEGRTVDAEKLAKVVARLTQSIELTKAEKLGLAQPAGTNISGVRTKDPDATDYHAIFPINDYPQKARWKATNKEQMTLLQEISGASITMKGLYYPPGTEPGTGEEPKLSLLIESNDEHRVRAAVDEIRRNLVEASVAALNTADRQPGGSGRYAV